The Pricia mediterranea genome includes a window with the following:
- the rluF gene encoding 23S rRNA pseudouridine(2604) synthase RluF — protein MSDPKQTRINKYLSEVGYCSRRAADKLIEQGRVTVNGQVPEMGTKITDSDEVRVDGKPVSEPQEKPVYLAFNKPVGIVCTTDTRVEKDNIIDYIGYPKRIFPIGRLDKPSEGLILLTNDGDIVNKILRSRNDHGKEYLVTVDRPLTEQFLQGMRNGVPILDTVTKKCEVMQIGEREFRIILTQGLNRQIRRMCEHFDYRVKHLKRIRVLNVTLDIPVGKWRDLTETELKEIKRLTANSDKVHRD, from the coding sequence GTGTCAGACCCTAAACAAACCCGTATCAACAAATACCTCAGCGAGGTGGGCTACTGCTCCCGCCGGGCGGCCGATAAGCTCATCGAGCAAGGCCGTGTCACCGTCAATGGCCAAGTGCCCGAAATGGGCACGAAGATTACCGATAGTGACGAGGTCAGAGTCGATGGCAAACCGGTTTCGGAACCCCAAGAAAAACCAGTTTACCTGGCCTTTAACAAGCCTGTGGGCATCGTCTGCACAACGGATACCCGGGTCGAAAAGGACAACATCATCGATTATATCGGCTACCCTAAGCGGATTTTTCCGATAGGCCGGTTGGACAAGCCCAGCGAAGGCCTTATTCTACTGACCAACGACGGAGATATCGTCAACAAGATTTTACGTTCCCGGAACGATCACGGCAAGGAGTATCTGGTCACTGTGGACCGACCCTTGACCGAGCAATTTCTGCAGGGGATGCGGAACGGGGTGCCCATCTTGGATACCGTCACCAAAAAGTGCGAGGTGATGCAAATCGGGGAACGCGAATTCAGGATCATTCTCACCCAAGGCCTAAACCGGCAGATCCGCCGGATGTGCGAGCATTTCGACTATCGCGTAAAACACTTAAAACGCATCCGTGTCCTGAACGTTACACTGGACATCCCCGTGGGAAAATGGCGGGATTTGACCGAGACGGAACTCAAGGAAATCAAACGCTTGACGGCCAATTCCGACAAAGTTCACAGAGATTAA
- a CDS encoding efflux RND transporter periplasmic adaptor subunit: MEKKKIVLICVGILLLAGLITSFIFLTEPTAKSEGASKQTAMLVNVVSAEKGDFNPVITATGTVRPVDDVVLSPLVGGQILRRDPSFTPGGRVSKGEVLLKIDPADYGNTLELRRSELQQSQTDLNMEMGRQQVAEQDLALIGGDSLSSEEKELVLRKPQLDAVKANLKAAKASVDQAQLDLRRTTVRAPFDAQVLSRNVTVGSQVSPGDNLGRLVGTDAYWVEMTVPVSQLRWLDFPLEQDQTGSSVELRSRTAWKPGETRTGHLYRQVGALDDQTRLSRVLVRVEDPLAQNPGNEGQPPLIIGSFVEARIQAEPVVNVVRLNRDYVRSNETVWVMQDKKLQVRKVEILLYDAEHAYILSGLEDGDQVVTTNLSTVAEGVSLRTEGMTGRQREQTDTTKTQQ, from the coding sequence ATGGAGAAAAAGAAAATTGTATTGATTTGTGTAGGTATCCTGCTTCTGGCGGGGCTGATCACGTCGTTTATCTTTCTGACCGAACCCACGGCCAAAAGTGAGGGAGCTAGCAAACAGACCGCCATGCTGGTCAATGTGGTGTCCGCAGAGAAGGGGGATTTTAATCCGGTAATCACGGCTACCGGTACCGTAAGGCCGGTCGATGACGTGGTGCTCAGTCCCTTGGTGGGTGGCCAGATCCTGCGGCGAGACCCCTCATTTACGCCGGGAGGAAGGGTGAGCAAAGGCGAGGTTCTGCTGAAAATCGACCCCGCCGATTACGGCAACACCTTGGAGCTGCGGCGGAGCGAATTGCAGCAATCACAGACCGACCTCAATATGGAAATGGGCCGCCAACAGGTCGCGGAACAAGACCTGGCGCTGATCGGAGGCGATTCGCTATCATCCGAAGAAAAGGAGTTGGTGCTTCGCAAGCCCCAACTTGATGCGGTCAAGGCCAACCTTAAAGCAGCCAAGGCCTCGGTCGACCAGGCGCAGCTCGATCTCCGGCGGACAACCGTGCGTGCCCCTTTTGATGCCCAGGTACTAAGCCGCAACGTAACCGTAGGTTCCCAGGTTTCACCGGGCGATAATCTGGGCCGGCTTGTGGGGACGGACGCCTATTGGGTAGAAATGACCGTTCCCGTAAGCCAGTTGCGCTGGCTGGATTTTCCCTTAGAACAAGACCAGACCGGCTCTTCCGTTGAACTGCGTAGCCGAACGGCATGGAAACCGGGCGAAACCCGAACGGGCCATCTCTACCGTCAGGTCGGGGCGCTCGACGACCAGACCCGCCTGTCACGGGTATTGGTGAGGGTGGAAGACCCCCTCGCCCAAAACCCCGGGAACGAAGGGCAGCCCCCCTTGATCATCGGTAGCTTTGTCGAAGCCCGAATACAGGCCGAACCCGTCGTCAACGTAGTGCGTTTAAACCGCGACTACGTGCGTAGCAACGAGACGGTATGGGTAATGCAAGATAAAAAACTACAGGTTCGCAAGGTCGAGATTCTACTCTACGATGCCGAACATGCCTATATCCTTTCAGGACTTGAAGACGGGGACCAAGTGGTAACCACCAATCTCAGTACCGTAGCCGAAGGTGTAAGCCTGCGTACCGAAGGGATGACGGGGCGCCAAAGGGAGCAAACGGACACTACCAAAACGCAGCAATGA
- a CDS encoding serine hydrolase yields MKLPLPSFLSVAVTIGRKKALRLLLPAVVFAILGACAVQEPSGTPLEKVLGSHVPAIKRVMDSISHYGLQIRYTQIDRKNDSVVLRDFDFQVDADAYFYPASTVKFPIAVLALEKLNRTDSLDRNTRFYVEGDSVETTFAEAISQIFAVSDNDASNRLIEFLGQDAINSGLRKKGVRPVRIAHRLGYRSDDLATKPLIIYENDSTTAILDGTINTAPEPLDLKNITKGKGYYEGGALIDEAFDFSLNNYYPVPAQHGLLKRIVFPHLFSSEERFDISEEQREFLLTAMHTLPKKVGYDPKEFYDGYVKFFIYGDTQQDIPASVKIHNKVGFAHGTLTDSAYITDDQNGVEFMLTATILVNKNGIFNDDTYEYDEIGLPFLAELGRQLYAYEVDRKK; encoded by the coding sequence ATGAAACTGCCTTTACCTTCTTTTTTGTCCGTGGCCGTGACAATTGGCCGTAAAAAAGCACTGCGCCTACTCTTGCCCGCTGTAGTTTTCGCGATTCTAGGTGCCTGCGCGGTACAGGAACCGTCGGGCACTCCCCTTGAAAAGGTTTTGGGCTCCCATGTACCCGCGATAAAGCGGGTAATGGATAGCATTTCTCATTACGGACTGCAGATTCGGTACACCCAAATCGATCGTAAAAACGATAGTGTCGTTCTAAGGGACTTCGATTTTCAGGTCGATGCGGATGCATATTTTTATCCGGCCAGCACTGTAAAATTCCCGATTGCGGTCTTGGCCCTTGAAAAACTGAACCGCACCGACTCCCTCGATCGTAACACCCGTTTTTACGTCGAAGGCGATTCCGTGGAAACGACCTTTGCCGAGGCGATTTCCCAGATTTTCGCCGTAAGCGACAACGATGCCAGCAATCGGCTAATAGAATTTTTGGGACAGGATGCCATAAACTCCGGCCTTAGAAAAAAAGGGGTGCGCCCCGTCCGAATCGCCCATCGGCTCGGGTATCGTTCGGACGACCTGGCCACAAAACCCCTGATCATTTACGAAAATGACAGCACGACCGCTATTTTGGACGGCACTATCAACACCGCTCCGGAACCTCTAGACCTTAAAAACATCACCAAGGGAAAGGGATACTATGAAGGAGGTGCCCTGATTGACGAAGCCTTCGATTTCAGTCTTAACAACTATTATCCCGTTCCCGCCCAGCATGGATTGCTGAAACGGATCGTCTTCCCCCACCTCTTTTCATCCGAAGAACGCTTCGATATCAGTGAAGAACAGCGGGAGTTTCTTCTTACCGCTATGCATACCCTTCCCAAAAAAGTAGGATACGACCCCAAAGAATTTTACGATGGCTACGTCAAGTTCTTTATATATGGGGACACTCAACAGGACATTCCGGCGAGCGTCAAAATCCATAATAAAGTGGGATTCGCCCATGGCACCTTGACCGACTCCGCCTATATCACTGACGACCAAAATGGGGTGGAATTTATGCTGACCGCCACAATCCTGGTCAACAAAAACGGCATCTTTAACGACGACACCTACGAATACGATGAAATCGGACTTCCTTTCTTGGCGGAATTGGGGCGGCAGTTATATGCCTATGAAGTCGATCGCAAAAAATAA
- a CDS encoding efflux RND transporter permease subunit — MNEEKEKMKDADKVGSENARKENPGGNVGNEKPSGKKSASVKEGMIAYMAKNSVAANLLMIVLLAGGIYSMFTIQKEVFPEFQLDFVEVNVVYPGSSPAEVEQGILLPVEEAVRNVDGIKEIVSTAREGSGEVTIELVAGSDRMKAFQEIDQEINRIRTFPDDIERPEVALQSRRRDVMELSLYGDVDVWTLRKLAERLRNILLSNPEITQVEFGNVPDYMTHVEIPRHNLRQYGLTLGQVADIIAESSEDVPAGAVETKTGEILLRMQERKQWADEFSKIAIITSPSGATVTLGDIASVRDGFEEVGFFGEFNSTKNIGLDVFRVGDQSPMEIEEKVKEIMADFQLPPGVEWRIDSNQAEDFRERLSLLTGNGLLAILIVLTILTLFLEYRLAFWVMMGMTISFVGGMIFLPMLGVSINMISMFGFLVVLGIVVDDAIVVGENIYEYRQKGYSAMEAAIKGAKDVSMPVSFSIITTIIAFVPLLFMPGENGKFWWPLPVVVIVILAVSLIEALFILPAHLAHLKKDAKTPKPLRFIEKYQRRFAQGFEHVIDKYYRRFLDKCLEFRYISLSAAVALLLVVGGFAMSDHMGMIMMPEVAAEEIEAGILLPVGTTPDQGAEVARRVTAATERMFEEHGLDKVAEGIKTNVRGQRFVDVEIVMRPPDERDMTAGEVIALWRDNIGDIQGVDQITFEAERGPGGYQQDISVDLSHSEIEVLEQASTAFLERMEAFENTRDVNDNYDMGKIQYDFKLLPEGRNLGLTSNDVGRQVRDAFYGALAMRQLRGNNEIEVRVKLPYEERKDMHNLKDFLVRTPTGVEVPLLDVVEVRQREAFTSINRRDGRRVVNVGMDVEPSNAVSRVLERVQEEVLPQLRADFPGTTWTFEGSQADMRESTASLWSGFGIAMLLIYALLSLAFKSYSQPLIVMAAIPFGIIGAVIGHILLGYDISIVSLMGVIALSGVVVNDSLIMIDYANKQRKQKSIYESIHEAGLRRFRPIMLTTLTTFGGLAPIILENSSQAFHLIPMAISLGFGIVFATSIILVIVPCLYLTLEDVKMYWKKGKTVDKVEVSMLP; from the coding sequence ATGAATGAGGAAAAAGAAAAAATGAAGGATGCGGATAAGGTAGGCTCGGAAAACGCGAGAAAGGAAAATCCGGGGGGAAACGTCGGGAACGAGAAGCCGTCCGGGAAGAAGAGTGCGTCGGTGAAAGAGGGTATGATCGCTTACATGGCCAAGAACTCCGTAGCCGCCAACCTACTCATGATCGTATTGCTCGCGGGGGGAATCTATTCCATGTTCACTATCCAAAAGGAGGTATTTCCCGAGTTTCAGCTCGATTTTGTCGAAGTAAACGTGGTCTATCCCGGCTCTAGCCCCGCCGAGGTCGAACAAGGCATCCTTTTACCGGTCGAGGAGGCGGTGCGCAATGTCGATGGTATCAAGGAAATCGTGTCCACCGCACGCGAAGGTTCCGGCGAGGTAACCATAGAACTGGTGGCCGGCTCCGACCGCATGAAGGCGTTTCAGGAAATTGACCAGGAAATCAACCGCATCCGCACATTTCCCGACGATATCGAACGGCCCGAAGTGGCCCTTCAATCACGGCGGCGAGACGTCATGGAACTTAGCCTGTACGGCGATGTAGATGTGTGGACCTTAAGAAAATTGGCCGAACGTTTGCGGAACATCCTGTTGAGCAACCCCGAGATTACCCAAGTGGAATTCGGGAACGTACCCGATTATATGACCCACGTAGAGATTCCCCGCCACAACCTAAGGCAGTACGGCCTTACGTTGGGCCAAGTGGCCGACATCATCGCCGAGAGCAGCGAAGACGTGCCTGCCGGGGCGGTGGAGACCAAGACCGGGGAAATACTCCTCAGGATGCAGGAACGCAAGCAGTGGGCAGATGAATTCAGCAAGATTGCCATTATCACTTCCCCCTCCGGAGCTACGGTAACCCTGGGCGATATCGCATCTGTACGCGATGGCTTTGAAGAAGTGGGGTTCTTTGGGGAGTTCAACAGCACCAAGAACATTGGTCTCGACGTTTTTCGGGTGGGAGACCAATCTCCCATGGAAATAGAGGAAAAAGTCAAGGAAATTATGGCGGACTTTCAGTTGCCGCCGGGGGTGGAATGGCGTATCGATAGCAACCAGGCCGAAGATTTTCGCGAGCGGCTTTCCCTGCTTACCGGCAACGGGCTTTTGGCTATCTTGATCGTACTGACCATCCTGACGCTTTTTCTGGAATACCGGCTGGCCTTTTGGGTCATGATGGGGATGACCATATCCTTTGTAGGGGGGATGATTTTCTTGCCGATGCTAGGGGTCAGCATCAATATGATCTCCATGTTCGGCTTTTTGGTGGTTTTAGGAATAGTTGTGGATGATGCCATCGTAGTAGGCGAAAATATTTACGAGTATCGGCAAAAGGGATACAGCGCTATGGAGGCGGCCATCAAGGGCGCCAAGGATGTATCCATGCCGGTTTCGTTCAGTATTATTACCACGATCATCGCTTTTGTGCCCCTACTCTTTATGCCGGGCGAAAACGGAAAGTTCTGGTGGCCCTTGCCGGTGGTGGTCATCGTCATCCTCGCCGTTTCCCTGATCGAGGCCCTGTTTATTCTACCGGCTCATTTGGCCCATCTGAAAAAGGATGCCAAAACGCCCAAGCCGCTCCGTTTTATCGAAAAATACCAACGGCGTTTCGCCCAGGGCTTTGAGCATGTCATCGACAAATACTATCGCCGCTTTCTGGACAAATGCTTGGAATTCCGCTATATCAGCCTCAGTGCGGCCGTCGCCCTGTTGTTGGTGGTGGGCGGGTTCGCGATGAGCGACCATATGGGGATGATCATGATGCCCGAGGTGGCGGCAGAGGAAATCGAAGCAGGGATTTTACTGCCGGTCGGCACCACCCCGGACCAGGGTGCGGAAGTGGCACGAAGGGTTACCGCGGCTACCGAAAGAATGTTCGAGGAGCACGGGTTGGACAAAGTGGCCGAAGGTATCAAGACCAATGTACGGGGACAACGTTTCGTCGATGTGGAAATCGTGATGCGGCCACCTGACGAACGGGATATGACCGCGGGCGAGGTCATAGCGCTTTGGCGCGACAACATAGGGGACATCCAAGGGGTCGACCAGATTACCTTCGAGGCCGAACGGGGACCCGGGGGATACCAGCAAGACATTAGTGTCGACCTGAGCCATTCCGAAATTGAGGTATTGGAGCAGGCCAGTACCGCTTTTTTGGAACGTATGGAAGCATTTGAGAATACCCGTGATGTCAATGATAACTACGATATGGGCAAAATTCAGTACGATTTCAAACTGCTTCCCGAAGGGCGGAACCTAGGGCTTACTTCCAATGATGTCGGCCGACAGGTGCGGGATGCCTTCTACGGGGCCTTGGCCATGCGGCAGTTGCGAGGTAACAATGAGATCGAGGTGCGGGTCAAATTGCCCTACGAAGAGCGAAAGGATATGCACAATCTGAAAGATTTTTTAGTACGTACCCCGACCGGGGTGGAAGTTCCCCTGCTCGATGTCGTCGAGGTTCGGCAACGGGAAGCCTTTACCAGTATCAACCGTCGCGACGGGCGGCGCGTGGTCAACGTGGGGATGGACGTAGAGCCTTCCAATGCGGTTTCAAGGGTGCTTGAAAGGGTTCAGGAAGAGGTGCTGCCGCAATTGCGTGCGGATTTTCCCGGTACCACTTGGACGTTCGAGGGCAGCCAAGCGGACATGCGCGAGAGTACCGCCAGCCTTTGGAGCGGTTTTGGCATCGCCATGCTCTTGATCTATGCCCTGCTGTCCCTGGCTTTTAAAAGCTATAGCCAGCCCTTGATTGTGATGGCCGCAATCCCTTTCGGAATTATTGGCGCGGTTATCGGGCACATACTTTTGGGCTATGATATATCCATCGTCAGCCTTATGGGGGTTATCGCTTTATCCGGAGTGGTGGTCAACGACTCCCTGATCATGATCGACTATGCCAATAAACAACGGAAGCAGAAATCGATCTACGAGTCCATCCACGAGGCGGGATTACGCAGGTTCAGGCCGATCATGCTGACGACCTTGACCACGTTCGGCGGTCTGGCACCCATCATTTTAGAAAACTCCAGCCAAGCCTTTCACCTCATTCCTATGGCCATCAGCTTAGGCTTTGGCATCGTTTTCGCCACCAGCATCATCCTAGTAATAGTGCCTTGTCTCTACCTGACTTTGGAGGATGTGAAAATGTATTGGAAAAAGGGTAAAACCGTGGATAAGGTAGAGGTGTCGATGCTTCCGTGA
- a CDS encoding efflux transporter outer membrane subunit → MENKGKKDKIVDHGKTYISAKYIIVPVMLLFLVACGPKIPNILAPVESPQRFSYRGSEAVPDRWWTAFEDPRLNLLVDSALANNLDLAAIWQRFKAAEAVAKREGADLWPQLEASAQSAMSRPQPDFAGGENVQLGISASYEFDVWGRIRTAVQAEKFRATASLADYRTAAISLSSEIALTWYRMVAAKKQLALAEEQIRTNQNIIKSIRARFGSGQVRAVDILRQLQLLESTKDQKIVFETNVSLFENQLAVLLGKSPGAVSQFSETNFPQLTALPETGLPLELVRRRPDVQRAYDLLLAADMDMASAVKNKYPRLSIRLSGQLRANDFNTLFQNWAYSLAGNLIAPLFYGGRLGAEVDRTEAIKNQSLYQYGQTVLTAFQETEDALIRDIKQRERMEILKKQVELAEKTSRQLRLEFLNGLSPYLDVLLALDQEQQLRRDLIDAKAEQLEIRIALYRALSGGFETDQVAMP, encoded by the coding sequence TTGGAGAACAAAGGCAAAAAGGATAAAATTGTTGACCATGGCAAAACCTACATCTCGGCCAAGTACATAATCGTACCCGTAATGCTGCTTTTCTTGGTGGCTTGCGGCCCTAAAATTCCTAATATTCTAGCGCCCGTGGAGTCGCCCCAGCGTTTTTCGTATCGGGGATCGGAAGCTGTTCCCGATCGGTGGTGGACGGCCTTCGAGGATCCAAGGCTAAACCTCCTGGTCGACAGCGCCTTGGCCAATAACCTCGATCTGGCGGCCATCTGGCAACGCTTTAAGGCCGCGGAGGCCGTTGCCAAACGCGAAGGCGCAGATCTTTGGCCTCAGCTAGAGGCCTCGGCGCAAAGTGCTATGAGCAGGCCCCAGCCCGATTTTGCCGGCGGGGAAAATGTACAGTTGGGGATTTCCGCCTCCTATGAATTCGATGTATGGGGGCGAATCAGGACGGCGGTACAGGCCGAAAAGTTTCGCGCGACGGCAAGTCTGGCCGATTATCGCACGGCGGCGATATCACTTTCCTCCGAGATTGCCTTGACCTGGTACCGGATGGTGGCGGCCAAAAAACAACTGGCACTCGCCGAAGAGCAGATACGGACCAACCAAAATATTATCAAATCGATCAGGGCCCGCTTCGGCAGCGGTCAGGTCCGGGCCGTTGATATATTGCGCCAGCTACAGTTACTGGAAAGCACGAAGGACCAAAAAATCGTATTTGAGACCAATGTAAGCCTGTTCGAAAATCAATTGGCGGTGTTATTGGGAAAATCACCTGGTGCGGTCTCGCAATTTTCGGAGACAAATTTCCCGCAATTGACCGCATTGCCCGAAACCGGCCTTCCTTTGGAGCTGGTGCGTCGCAGGCCTGACGTGCAGCGTGCCTACGATTTACTTTTGGCCGCGGACATGGACATGGCTTCGGCGGTAAAAAACAAATATCCGCGACTTTCCATCCGCTTAAGTGGCCAATTGCGGGCCAACGACTTCAACACCCTGTTCCAGAACTGGGCCTACTCCTTGGCCGGAAATTTGATAGCGCCCCTGTTTTACGGAGGACGTTTGGGCGCGGAGGTCGATCGTACCGAAGCGATCAAAAATCAAAGCCTGTACCAATACGGACAGACCGTACTGACGGCATTTCAGGAAACCGAGGACGCCCTGATCCGAGATATCAAACAGAGAGAGCGGATGGAAATTCTTAAAAAGCAGGTCGAGCTGGCCGAAAAAACAAGTCGGCAACTGCGATTGGAATTTTTGAACGGATTGAGTCCCTATTTGGATGTATTGCTCGCGCTGGACCAGGAACAACAGCTGCGACGGGATCTGATAGACGCCAAGGCCGAACAACTGGAGATTCGTATTGCACTCTATCGGGCATTGTCCGGAGGATTTGAAACAGATCAGGTGGCAATGCCGTAG
- a CDS encoding peptidyl-prolyl cis-trans isomerase has product MRAKVPSRIYVLCCLVATVLLGGCDSLWKKERPEALARVGDNYLFKEDLAPLFGNSLSKDDSIAFVTDYINTWASNQLLLDKAKINLPEDKLKQFEALVADYRTDLYTRAYKEALVQQVNDSTVNESELQDFYEREKENFRLKEKLVKLRFVALSKDFLNKVEVAERLKNFGEKDQNVLDSISVQFRKASFNDSIWVTASRIIDEIPPLTFENVEKHLKKSQFLNMEDDSGVYLAKIIDVMEVDDIAPLSFIEPTIERVLLSRRKLDFIRKLETDVIDEAIQKRKFEVYDKTNKNSNDEG; this is encoded by the coding sequence ATGCGAGCAAAAGTTCCATCCCGTATCTACGTGCTGTGCTGTCTTGTTGCGACGGTACTTTTAGGGGGTTGTGATTCCCTTTGGAAGAAAGAGCGGCCCGAGGCATTGGCACGGGTGGGGGACAATTATTTGTTCAAAGAAGATCTTGCCCCGCTATTCGGCAACAGCCTTTCAAAAGATGACAGCATTGCCTTTGTGACCGATTACATCAATACCTGGGCATCGAATCAACTTCTTCTCGATAAGGCCAAGATCAACCTGCCGGAGGATAAATTGAAGCAATTCGAGGCCTTGGTGGCCGATTACCGCACCGATTTATATACCCGGGCGTATAAGGAGGCTCTGGTACAACAGGTCAACGATTCAACCGTAAACGAATCAGAGCTGCAAGACTTTTACGAGCGGGAAAAAGAAAACTTCCGGTTGAAGGAAAAATTGGTCAAGCTGAGGTTTGTGGCCCTTTCCAAGGATTTTCTGAACAAGGTGGAAGTTGCCGAAAGACTTAAAAATTTTGGGGAAAAGGACCAGAACGTACTCGACTCCATCAGCGTCCAGTTTCGGAAAGCGAGTTTCAACGACTCCATTTGGGTGACGGCATCCCGTATCATCGATGAAATCCCCCCTCTGACATTTGAAAATGTCGAGAAACACCTAAAGAAATCACAATTTCTGAACATGGAGGATGATAGCGGGGTATATTTGGCCAAGATCATCGATGTCATGGAGGTAGACGATATCGCTCCATTGTCCTTTATCGAACCCACCATCGAGCGGGTGCTTTTAAGCCGCAGGAAACTGGATTTTATACGAAAATTGGAAACAGATGTAATCGACGAGGCCATCCAAAAAAGGAAATTCGAGGTCTATGACAAAACAAATAAAAATAGTAATGACGAAGGTTAA